From a region of the Sinorhizobium sp. B11 genome:
- a CDS encoding TetR/AcrR family transcriptional regulator, which yields MTRTRKITTDDILDAAERVVVRAGAAGLSIDAVAKEAGVSKSRVVYDHKTKSALLEALVDRRVGADVAHMQECVDAATDTPHPELYGRIAAADKTLDDTDRAVAMAISASMSSEENLQQIIRKWVVSDLAAMAAGPKPRAALMAYLALTGFYCTELFDFHRWSGGERQQLLEDIRNVYTTFREPPETKS from the coding sequence GTGACGCGAACGCGCAAGATCACCACTGACGATATTCTCGATGCTGCAGAGCGCGTGGTCGTGCGCGCTGGCGCGGCCGGGCTTTCGATCGATGCGGTCGCAAAGGAAGCCGGCGTCAGCAAGTCGCGCGTCGTCTATGACCACAAGACCAAGAGCGCGCTTCTGGAAGCGCTGGTCGATCGCCGTGTCGGGGCAGATGTCGCCCATATGCAGGAATGCGTTGACGCCGCGACGGATACCCCTCACCCGGAGCTTTACGGCCGCATTGCCGCTGCCGACAAGACGCTCGACGATACCGACCGCGCCGTGGCTATGGCGATCAGCGCCTCCATGTCGAGCGAGGAAAACCTGCAGCAGATCATCCGCAAATGGGTGGTGAGCGATCTGGCGGCCATGGCCGCCGGGCCGAAGCCGCGAGCAGCCCTGATGGCCTATCTGGCGCTGACCGGCTTCTATTGTACCGAACTTTTCGATTTCCACCGCTGGAGCGGTGGCGAGCGCCAGCAGCTGCTCGAGGATATCCGTAACGTCTACACAACGTTTCGCGAGCCTCCTGAAACGAAGAGCTGA
- a CDS encoding efflux RND transporter periplasmic adaptor subunit, translating into MAATALLAFTAGETFAQEGMQMPPAAVGVVELKAHAVPVVNELPGRIAATRVSEVRARVSGILQERVFEQGTLVKQGDVLYRIDPRIFRVRVASAEATLQRAKATQQNARLQLQRQQNLKERNIATGIDYDTAAVAVAQADADVASAEAGLDEAKINLDYTEVRAPISGIIGGALVTEGALVTADGTSNLALIQQVDPVYADFTQSAQDLLNLKRAVADGKLASTAPGEARVELVFDDGSLYAEPGRLLFASANVDPNTGQVTLRAEFPNKHGDLLPGMYVRVRIEQAVRQDALTVPQRAVTRNEAGQAQVYVLAEGNKAELRPVTLGQVLGSEWVVETGLKPGETVIADGVQKVQPGATVAPEPWKPDAPADTSAAPADASASAPAPAKTAE; encoded by the coding sequence ATGGCAGCCACCGCCCTCCTCGCATTCACCGCTGGCGAGACGTTCGCGCAGGAAGGCATGCAGATGCCGCCGGCGGCCGTCGGCGTCGTCGAGCTGAAGGCCCATGCCGTGCCTGTGGTCAACGAGCTGCCGGGCCGCATTGCCGCCACCCGTGTTTCGGAAGTGCGCGCCCGCGTCTCCGGCATCCTGCAGGAACGCGTCTTCGAGCAAGGCACATTGGTCAAGCAGGGCGACGTGCTCTACCGCATCGATCCGCGCATCTTCCGCGTGCGGGTTGCCTCTGCTGAAGCCACATTGCAGCGCGCCAAGGCGACGCAGCAGAATGCGCGCCTGCAGCTGCAGCGCCAGCAGAACCTGAAGGAGCGCAATATCGCGACCGGCATCGATTACGATACGGCCGCCGTCGCCGTCGCCCAGGCCGATGCCGATGTGGCAAGCGCCGAAGCCGGCCTCGATGAGGCCAAGATCAATCTCGATTACACCGAGGTCCGCGCGCCGATTTCAGGCATCATCGGCGGCGCGCTGGTGACCGAGGGCGCGCTCGTGACCGCCGACGGCACCTCCAATCTGGCGCTCATCCAGCAGGTCGACCCCGTCTATGCCGACTTCACCCAGTCGGCCCAGGATCTCCTGAACCTCAAGCGCGCAGTGGCCGACGGCAAGCTTGCAAGCACGGCACCCGGTGAGGCCCGCGTCGAACTCGTCTTCGACGATGGCAGCCTCTATGCCGAGCCCGGCCGGCTGCTGTTTGCCAGCGCCAATGTCGACCCCAATACCGGACAGGTGACGCTGCGCGCCGAATTCCCCAACAAGCATGGCGATCTCCTGCCCGGCATGTATGTGCGCGTGCGCATCGAACAGGCCGTGCGCCAGGATGCGCTGACCGTGCCGCAGCGGGCTGTCACGCGAAACGAAGCCGGCCAGGCGCAGGTCTATGTGCTCGCCGAAGGCAACAAGGCGGAGCTTCGCCCCGTCACGCTCGGCCAGGTTCTCGGCTCCGAATGGGTCGTCGAGACAGGCCTGAAGCCCGGCGAAACCGTGATTGCCGATGGCGTGCAGAAGGTGCAGCCCGGCGCGACTGTCGCGCCCGAACCCTGGAAGCCGGACGCCCCGGCGGACACTTCCGCCGCACCAGCGGATGCTTCCGCGAGTGCCCCTGCTCCGGCAAAGACGGCGGAGTAA
- a CDS encoding response regulator transcription factor yields MTPITVFLVDNHPVVVDGLRKVLDTYDSVSVVGGANDVAEALPLLRALRPRVVLLDINMPKTSGIDAITLIKAESPESRIVMLSMHDSREYISSSIMRGAAGYVLKEVPTSEVVEAIVTVAGGQTYFSSGVRDLLLNTGPLPTGERLTRREHEVARLVAAGKSNREIGDELGISEATVETHRKHLKRKLGVSTTADLVRFVLEHPDALAELPTSG; encoded by the coding sequence ATGACGCCGATCACCGTATTCCTGGTCGACAACCATCCCGTCGTGGTCGACGGGCTGAGGAAGGTTCTCGACACCTACGACAGCGTCAGCGTCGTTGGCGGCGCAAACGACGTGGCCGAGGCGCTGCCGCTCCTGCGGGCACTGCGCCCGCGCGTCGTGCTCCTCGATATCAACATGCCGAAGACCAGCGGCATCGACGCCATAACGCTGATCAAGGCCGAGAGCCCGGAAAGCCGTATCGTCATGCTGTCGATGCACGACAGCCGCGAGTATATTTCGTCTTCGATCATGCGCGGTGCTGCGGGCTACGTGCTCAAGGAGGTACCGACGTCAGAGGTCGTGGAGGCGATCGTGACGGTGGCGGGCGGGCAGACCTATTTTTCCAGCGGCGTGAGGGATCTGCTGCTCAACACCGGTCCGCTGCCGACAGGCGAACGCCTGACCCGGCGCGAACACGAGGTGGCGCGGCTGGTGGCTGCGGGCAAGAGCAATCGCGAGATCGGCGACGAACTCGGAATCAGCGAGGCGACCGTCGAGACGCACCGCAAGCATCTCAAGCGCAAGCTCGGCGTCTCCACGACCGCTGATCTCGTGCGCTTCGTCCTGGAGCATCCCGATGCGCTGGCGGAGCTACCCACCAGTGGGTAG
- a CDS encoding DUF3311 domain-containing protein — protein MNQKSTGKAALWLLLIPYIGLLWVPFYNFREPELFGFPFFYWYQLLWVPITAALIWVAYRSTRDGE, from the coding sequence GTGAATCAGAAATCCACCGGGAAGGCGGCGCTCTGGCTGCTGCTCATTCCCTATATCGGCCTCCTTTGGGTGCCGTTCTACAATTTCCGCGAACCGGAACTCTTCGGCTTCCCCTTCTTCTACTGGTATCAGCTGCTCTGGGTGCCGATCACCGCAGCCCTGATCTGGGTCGCCTACAGGAGCACGCGCGATGGGGAGTGA
- a CDS encoding cache domain-containing protein, producing MTFRSKILVLAVGPLIVVTLAVTMLLTWQSAKLARSNSAAFEEAMLRSKEGEIANLVGVAMSSIQSTYDGAGVDDDAAKERVAAILNSLDYGKDGYFFVYDYAGNNVVHPRQAFRNGRNWMTLVDPDGDRVIRELVAAARSGGGYHRYKWQKPSTEAVADKISYVVALPKWGWVLGTGAYLDDVAVQTSAANAALRERTRQSFIIVALFAVPAVVIVFSTCLYLTLDERRMADGALKQLTQRVIDTQESERARLARELHDGISQDMLGVRFAMELAGRHAETTELKEAIDESVKGLNATIREIREISHDLRPRVLDDMGLAAAIKNLAEKFSLRTGLALTMDMESFVDDLSPDARTALFRVTQEALNNVERHSKATALEIRLWSENGRARMQIADNGLGLPSGFIRQNEGLGLQNIRERVAHFGGMVIIGGTEKGTKLQVMLPRSAARADAATKAA from the coding sequence ATGACGTTCAGATCGAAAATCCTGGTCCTCGCTGTCGGCCCCCTGATCGTGGTTACGCTGGCGGTCACCATGCTGCTCACCTGGCAGTCGGCCAAGCTTGCACGCAGCAATTCGGCCGCGTTCGAGGAGGCGATGCTGCGCTCGAAGGAAGGGGAGATCGCCAATCTCGTCGGTGTGGCAATGTCATCCATCCAGTCGACCTATGACGGCGCGGGGGTGGATGACGACGCCGCCAAGGAGCGCGTCGCCGCGATCCTGAATTCGCTCGACTACGGCAAGGACGGATATTTCTTCGTCTACGACTATGCCGGCAACAATGTCGTCCATCCCCGGCAGGCGTTCCGCAACGGCAGGAACTGGATGACGCTGGTGGACCCTGACGGCGACCGGGTCATCCGCGAGCTTGTCGCTGCCGCCAGAAGCGGCGGCGGCTATCACCGCTACAAGTGGCAGAAACCCTCCACCGAAGCCGTCGCCGACAAGATCTCCTATGTGGTGGCACTTCCCAAATGGGGCTGGGTGCTGGGTACGGGCGCCTATCTGGACGATGTCGCGGTCCAGACCTCGGCGGCCAACGCGGCGCTGCGCGAGCGCACGCGGCAGAGTTTCATCATCGTCGCGCTATTTGCCGTTCCGGCGGTGGTGATCGTCTTTTCGACCTGTCTCTATCTGACGCTCGACGAGCGCCGGATGGCAGACGGGGCGCTGAAGCAGCTGACGCAGCGCGTGATCGACACGCAGGAATCCGAACGGGCGAGGCTAGCGCGGGAGCTGCACGACGGCATCTCGCAGGACATGCTCGGCGTACGCTTCGCGATGGAGCTTGCGGGGCGACATGCGGAAACGACGGAGCTGAAAGAGGCGATCGACGAAAGCGTCAAGGGGCTCAATGCCACGATCCGCGAGATCCGCGAAATCTCGCATGACCTGCGGCCGCGCGTCCTTGACGATATGGGGCTGGCTGCCGCCATCAAGAACCTGGCGGAGAAATTCTCGCTGCGCACCGGGCTGGCGCTGACGATGGACATGGAGAGCTTCGTGGACGATCTCTCGCCCGACGCGCGCACGGCTCTTTTTCGCGTCACCCAGGAGGCGCTGAACAATGTGGAGCGGCATTCGAAGGCCACGGCGCTGGAAATCAGGCTGTGGAGCGAGAACGGGCGCGCCAGGATGCAGATCGCCGATAACGGCCTCGGCCTGCCGTCCGGCTTCATCAGGCAGAACGAAGGGCTCGGTCTGCAGAACATCCGCGAGCGTGTTGCGCATTTCGGCGGGATGGTGATTATCGGCGGAACGGAAAAAGGCACGAAATTGCAGGTGATGCTGCCGCGATCGGCAGCACGAGCGGACGCTGCGACAAAAGCAGCATGA
- a CDS encoding sodium:solute symporter family protein encodes MGSDINVTALSVFIFFFVLVTIMGFVAARWRKPETLAHIDEWGLGGRSFGTWITWFLVGGDFYTAYTVIAVPALVYTVGAYGFFALPYTIIVYPFVFMVMPVLWKRAKEFGYVTAADVVHGQYGSRGLELAVAATGVIATMPYIALQLVGMTAVLKALGLHGELPLAIAFIVLALYTYSAGLRAPALIAFVKDIMIYIVVIAAVALIPSKLGGYANVFNAADAAFQAKGSGSLLLASNQYVAYATLALGSALAAFMYPHTLTGIFASNSGNTIRKNAVLLPAYTLLLGLLALLGYMGHAAHLQLDSANDVVPALFKTLFSSWFAGFSFAAIAIGALVPAAVMSIGAANLFTRNFWKAYVDPAVSPAGEAKVAKITSLIVKIGALLVILFLPTQFALDLQLLGGIWILQTLPALVFGLYTGWFRAPGLLAGWFVGFFGGTYLVWDAGWKPLHAVTIGGASFTVYTGLLALAANIVVAAVLSAALAKSTRPQTQQ; translated from the coding sequence ATGGGGAGTGACATCAACGTAACGGCGCTCTCCGTCTTCATCTTCTTCTTCGTCCTGGTCACGATCATGGGCTTCGTCGCCGCCCGCTGGCGCAAGCCCGAAACGCTTGCCCATATCGACGAATGGGGTCTCGGCGGCCGCTCGTTCGGCACCTGGATCACCTGGTTCCTCGTCGGCGGCGATTTCTACACCGCCTACACGGTCATCGCCGTGCCGGCACTCGTCTATACGGTCGGCGCCTACGGTTTCTTCGCGCTGCCCTATACGATCATCGTCTATCCCTTCGTCTTCATGGTCATGCCGGTGCTGTGGAAGCGGGCGAAGGAGTTCGGCTATGTCACCGCTGCCGACGTCGTGCACGGCCAGTACGGTTCACGCGGGCTGGAACTGGCGGTCGCCGCCACCGGCGTCATCGCCACCATGCCCTATATCGCCCTGCAGCTCGTCGGCATGACGGCAGTGCTCAAGGCGCTCGGCCTGCATGGCGAACTGCCGCTCGCCATCGCCTTCATCGTGCTGGCGCTCTACACCTATTCCGCAGGCCTGCGCGCACCGGCGCTGATCGCCTTCGTCAAGGACATCATGATCTATATCGTGGTGATTGCCGCCGTGGCACTGATCCCCTCGAAGCTCGGCGGCTACGCCAATGTCTTCAATGCCGCCGATGCCGCCTTCCAGGCCAAGGGCTCGGGAAGCCTGCTGCTCGCCTCCAACCAGTATGTCGCCTATGCGACGCTGGCGCTGGGCTCGGCTCTCGCCGCCTTCATGTATCCGCATACGCTGACCGGCATCTTCGCCTCCAACAGCGGCAACACGATCCGCAAGAATGCGGTGCTGCTGCCGGCCTATACGCTGCTGCTCGGCCTGCTGGCGCTGCTCGGCTACATGGGCCATGCCGCGCATCTGCAGCTGGACAGCGCCAACGACGTCGTTCCCGCGCTGTTCAAGACCCTGTTCTCCAGCTGGTTTGCAGGCTTTTCCTTCGCGGCTATCGCCATCGGCGCGCTGGTGCCGGCTGCGGTCATGAGCATCGGCGCGGCCAATCTCTTCACCCGCAATTTCTGGAAGGCTTACGTCGATCCCGCCGTGTCTCCGGCGGGAGAGGCCAAGGTCGCGAAGATCACGTCGCTCATCGTCAAGATCGGTGCGCTGCTCGTGATCCTCTTCCTGCCGACACAGTTTGCCCTCGACCTGCAATTGCTTGGCGGCATCTGGATCCTGCAGACGCTGCCGGCCCTGGTCTTCGGCCTCTATACCGGCTGGTTCCGCGCACCCGGCCTGCTCGCTGGCTGGTTCGTCGGCTTCTTCGGCGGCACCTATCTCGTCTGGGACGCGGGCTGGAAGCCGCTGCATGCGGTGACCATCGGAGGCGCGAGCTTCACCGTCTATACCGGGCTTCTGGCCCTTGCGGCGAACATCGTCGTCGCGGCGGTTCTTAGCGCGGCGCTGGCGAAATCCACACGGCCACAGACCCAGCAATGA